The window GCTATTGGGCCAGGAGTCGGCGATTTGCTGACGGAAGTCGGGGGTATAGTCGATGGTGAAACCGGGGACATGCTTCGCGATTTCTGCAGCGATTTCTTTCGGAGTAAAGCTGATTCCTCCGAGGTTATAACTGCTGCGAATTTTAACTTTTTCGGCAGGTGCTTCCATCAATTCCAATGTGGCACGGATAGCATCCGGCATATACATCATCGGCAATGCGGTATCTTCTTTCAGAAAACAATTGTAGTGACCATTGTCGAGGGCCTGATGATAAATATCAACGGCATAATCGGTAGTTCCTCCTCCCGGGAGTGCTTTGTAGCTGATGAGTCCGGGGTAACGAATGCTTCTCACATCCACACCAAACTTATTGAAATAATATTCGCACCAGCTCGCCGGCCTGCTTGCTGATACCGTAAACTGTGGAAGGTTCCATCACGGTATACTGCGGCGTATTATTGCGCGGTGTTGTCGGGCCAAAGACCGCGATACTGGACGGCCAGAAAATTTTTAATCCACCGAGTTCCTTCGCCAGATCCAACAGGATAAATAATCCTTCCATATTCAGTCGCCAGGCAGCTTTCATTTTCTGCTCTGCTGTAGCACTTAACAGGGCGGCCAACAGATAAACTTCCTTGACTTTATTACTTCGAATAATATCAGCAACGGCTTGTGCATCGAGGACATCCAGCGTATAGAAAGGACCACTCTCTGAGAGGTAACCTGCCTGCTCTTTTACATCCGTTGCAATCACTCTACTCCCGCCATGTGTCTCACGCAATGTGGTAACAAGGTCGGTTCCAATTTGCCCGGCAGCACCGAGCACCAATATCGTATCTCCTTTTGACATATCCATTACTTCAATTCTGTGAACTTTCCTCTCAGTATTTCAAGGCTTTTTTCCTGCCCTTGAATTTTTACTTTAAGATCTTCTGATTTTTTTATATTATCTTCAATTGTTGTTTCATTTTCAGCAATTCTCTTCTTCATACTCTCATTTTCCTGCGCTAACCGTTCATTCGTCTTGATCAGATCTTTTTGATCGTCTTGTGAATCTTCCAGCAGTTCGGCTGCAATTTCAATTTTTTTATTCAGGCCATCTTTTGACTGATTCATAGCAAAATCATACAGGAGTGACTCCAGTCTCTTGCTGTAATCAGGATCGGCAGTTGGCGAGACAAAGGCAGCACCTTTAATAACAGCCACTTTCAAAAGTACACCATCTTCATCCTCTATCAGCCGCGAAAAAATCTGCAAGGTCTCCGGACCCAATCCCTTGATAATAGCGTTTTCACCTTTGATCTGACCTTTGGATGTCCTCACTTTGGCATTATTATCTTTTAAGAAACCCGTCCACCTTTTCTCCATTACTTTTTCAGTAGCATGCGGAATTTTAATTCTGAAAGTGGGATTATACCCTTCACCCAATTGATCCAGTGACTGCTCGATGCTGACTTTTTGAGCAAAGGTGAGTGAGGAAATCAACAAACCGATAATTATCAAATAATGCTTTTTCATACTGTATAAATTTAAATAAATATTTTAGATCTCAGTGACGCCCCCCGAAATTACAAACTTCATCATTTCTGTACCGGAAGCATCCAGTTTTTGTACCTGAGTGGCATCCACTACCACCAACTGCCCGTTAAATCCATAGGAGAAAGGAAGGTAAACCGCCAATTTTTCCTTTGCCAAGCCCAATCGGGAAAGGTCATTTTCGGTAATAAATCCGAAGCGCTGAACAGAAGGATTCGAGTTTACCGTAACGAGCACAGGTTCATTAAACCGCTTCTTTTCTCCCACGAAAGCCTCAATAAGATCCTTCACTGAAGAATAAATTATCTTCAACAGGGAGTTTTCTCCATCAGGCTCTCGAACATCAGGAAGAAAGGATTCTTCACAAAACGCGTCCCCAGGTATCCCAGAAAAGTGATGACTGCCAATATGATAAGGATTCCCAATCCCGGCAATTCGATATCCTCGGCTCCGGGCACAGCTAAAGGGAACCTTTATCGGCAGGAGATTATCCATCCACAAAATGGACATATAGACCACATAAAATGTCACTACGGCAGGAACTACGAACAGTAATCCTGGAAGAAATAATTGGCCAGTTTTTTCATGATTGAACCCTTTGGGCTTGCGGAATTGATGGTGCAAATATCCGAAAGTGATGGCTCTTCCTCACTGAATCCCGCTTTCTTTGCAGGAATGAACGCTGAAACGGATTTTAACCCTGAAGAATGGGTTTCATGGGTACTGGAACATGAAAACGAAGACACATCATCACTCGCTTTGCGTTATGCGGGAAAGAAAATCTACCCTTGAAAGCCCTTCTCCACCAGATAAAAGGACGGCGTATAGCAAAGCAGAAACTCCCATCGTGGTATCAATTTCCCACTATTTTTTTATCCGGATTCCACCATCATTGAACAATGCTCTTCAGAAGCCACTGCCCTATTAAAGGCAACTTTCGTAAAAGGGAAAAAAGTAGCGGACCTCACCGGCGGACTTGGTGTAGATAGCTGGGCCTTCGCGCAGGAAGCAGCTTCTGTAATCTTTTGTGAACCGGACCCCTCACGGTGTGAAGCGGCACGAAAAAATTTTACAATACTTGGTCTCAGGAATATAGAAATCGTTTGCAGTGATGCCGAAAGCATGCTTCAGCATAAGTCATTGGAAGGAATTGATCTCATTTATTTAGATCCTTCCCGCAGAAGTGAAGGAGGAAATAAAGTCTTTCGGTTGAAGGACCTTCGTCCGGATGTATTATCATTGAAAGAAGCCCTGTTAGCGCAATCGACAGAAGTCGTGATAAAGCTGGCTCCTATGTTGGATATCAGTGAAGGATTGAAGCAATTACCGGAGACGTACCGGGTGGATATTATTTCCTGGAAGGAGAATGCCGGGAGTTGTTGTTTCATTTAAAAAAAGGATTTCATCATCAACAGCTATATTGTCATGATGCGGGCATTAATGAAAATCCATTTGTATTCTCATTGACAGAAGAGCGGGACGCTAATTTACCGGTTGCAGTACCGGGGCCATGGATCTATGAACCGAATGCGGCTGTCCGAAAATCGGGAGCCTGGAAAAGTATTTGCAGGCAATTTCATGTAAAAGCATTACACGCCAATACACATCTGTTCACGTCTGACCATTTCATAAAAGACTTTCCCGGGCGCGCTTTCAAATTACTCGAAGTATTACCCTTCAAAAAAGAAATCCTCATTGACCGAATGAAGGACCAAAGGGCACAATTAGTCTTTCACAACTTTCCTGAAAGTCCCGAGCGCGTTATTCAACAATTGAACATTCCTTCCGGAGAGCCATTTTATTTATTTTTTGTTCTTTTGGCTAATGACCATCCTGCGGTTTTACTCACCGAACGCCAATAATAAAATGAGGTCCAATCGTCTAACACAGAAAAACATCATTTCATTCCTTTCTGTCATCTCCACACCCTCATCCGCGCAACTCCTTCTGCACCTTTTTCGGTAGCCCTTTAAAAACCTCTTCATAAGAGTGATCGATTAAAGATTGGATCATCTTTTCCTCCAGACTTCCTTGCAGCGAAACGGTATTCCAGAGCTTTTTATTCATATGAAATCCGGGTTGCACTTCCGTATAACGTTCACGCAGTTCCGAAGCATAGACGGCATCGCATTTCAGGTTCACCGTATCCGGAGAGGATAAACTGATGAGGGCAAACATTTTTCCGGCCACTTTAAAACCAATACATCATCGCCAAAGGGCATCGTTTCTTCAGTAAATGGTTTTGAAAGAC of the Bacteroidota bacterium genome contains:
- a CDS encoding DUF502 domain-containing protein is translated as MKDLIEAFVGEKKRFNEPVLVTVNSNPSVQRFGFITENDLSRLGLAKEKLAVYLPFSYGFNGQLVVVDATQVQKLDASGTEMMKFVISGGVTEI
- a CDS encoding RsmD family RNA methyltransferase yields the protein MNFPLFFYPDSTIIEQCSSEATALLKATFVKGKKVADLTGGLGVDSWAFAQEAASVIFCEPDPSRCEAARKNFTILGLRNIEIVCSDAESMLQHKSLEGIDLIYLDPSRRSEGGNKVFRLKDLRPDVLSLKEALLAQSTEVVIKLAPMLDISEGLKQLPETYRVDIISWKENAGSCCFI